A region from the Schistocerca serialis cubense isolate TAMUIC-IGC-003099 chromosome 1, iqSchSeri2.2, whole genome shotgun sequence genome encodes:
- the LOC126484445 gene encoding uncharacterized protein LOC126484445 — protein sequence MSEEGGSAEGSGSSCGEEEEDESEECPVTSAWIAEVIASHKGHQQVEVVDMCIRPGCDAADAVLSDIVAVRATYRHQADPADRSAALIVKLLPREPFSRYFVTEAQFDLREIKFYTQVVPELEAFARRQAGSGADAVRLPIPECYHARYVPPEAETEPGPDGESVLVLEDLRARGFGGADFSRGLSLRQAHAALAAVARLHALSLALKVKGDGEGSGPVSLPQRYPFLFQTARATDSYQQLVERGLPQLASFLERRPGLEPVLAALLALRPRTKDIIASLLAPQEPLALITHTDFWCNNLLFRGGNDEGERGGVVGGEPEEEAGGSGGACECAVLDWQMVTYSRPTNDVALLLVSSVGTALRRERTAELLDGYWSALTAAARSLRLDVQRELAYDRQRLQADYRRSQLLALLLCIGSVDVALGDPLTEQRLIDVLHDLHADGVLDAEDL from the exons ATGTCTGAGGAAGGGGGCAGCGCAGAGGGCTCCGGCAGCAGCTGCGGCGAGGAGGAGGAAGACGAAAGCGAGGAGTGCCCCGTCACCAGCGCCTGGATCGCCGAAGTCATCGCGTCGCACAAGGGGCaccagcag GTGGAGGTGGTGGACATGTGCATCCGGCCGGGCTGCGACGCGGCGGACGCGGTGCTGAGCGACATCGTGGCGGTGCGCGCCACCTACCGCCACCAGGCGGACCCCGCGGACCGCTCCGCCGCGCTCATCGTCAAGCTGCTGCCCAGGGAGCCGTTCAGCAGATACTTCGTCACCGAGGCGCAGTTCGACTTGCGTGAAATCAAATTCTACACCCAG GTGGTTCCCGAGCTAGAGGCGTTCGCGCGGCGGCAGGCGGGCAGCGGCGCGGACGCGGTGCGGCTGCCCATCCCCGAGTGCTACCACGCGCGCTACGTCCCTCCGGAGGCCGAGACGGAGCCCGGGCCCGACGGCGAGAGCGTGCTCGTGCTGGAGGACTTGCGCGCGCGCGGCTTCGGCGGCGCCGACTTCTCTCGCGGACTCTCGCTGCGCCAGGCGCACGCCGCACTCGCCGCCGTCGCCAGGCTGCACGCCCTCTCGCTGGCGCTCAAG GTGAAGGGTGACGGGGAGGGCAGCGGACCGGTGTCGCTGCCACAGCGGTACCCGTTCCTGTTCCAGACGGCGCGCGCCACCGACTCCTACCAGCAGCTGGTGGAGCGCGGCCTGCCGCAGCTCGCTTCCTTTCTCGAGCGCCGCCCGGGTCTCGAACCCGTACTGGCGGCGCTACTCGCGCTGCGGCCCCGCACCAAGGACATCATAGCCAGCCTGCTCGCGCCGCAG GAGCCTCTGGCGCTGATAACGCACACAGACTTCTGGTGCAACAACTTGCTGTTCCGCGGCGGCAACGACGAGGGGGAGCGCGGGGGCGTGGTCGGGGGCGAGCCCGAGGAGGAGgcgggcggcagcggcggcgcgtgCGAGTGCGCCGTGCTGGACTGGCAGATGGTCACGTACAGCCGGCCCACCAACGACGTGGCGCTGCTGCTCGTCAGCTCGGTGGGCACGGCGCTGCGGCGCGAGCGCACGGCCGAGCTGCTCGACGGCTACTGGTCGGCGCTGACCGCCGCGGCGCGCAGCCTGCGCCTCGACGTGCAGCGAGAGCTCGCCTACGACCGCCAGCGCCTGCAGGCCGACTACCGCCGCTCGCAGCTGCTCGCGCTGCTACTCTGCATCGGCTCCGTCGACGTCGCGCTCGGCGACCCGCTCACCGAGCAGCGCCTCATCGACGTGCTGCACGACCTGCACGCCGACGGAGTCCTCGACGCCGAGGACCTCTAA